The sequence CCTGGCTGGAGAACTGGGGGTACCCCTGGCACAggagaagacggagggtcccTCTCAAGTTATGACATTTTTGGGCATCGAGCTCGATACGGTTCACCAGTCTTTGCGTCTCCCGACTGACAAGGTACGTAAGCTCAGGGAGATATTGTCTGCGTTCAAGGGTAAGCGGAAGGCATCTCTCCTTGACCTGCAGCAGTTAGTCGGCTCtctgaattttgcttgcaaggcgGTCGCACCTGGCAGGCCGTTCTTACGCCGGTTGTGCGATGCTATGGCCGCTCTTCGTGCACCTCACCATAAAGTTCGCATTGACGTGGGTATGCGTGCAGACATTGAGGTGTGGGAGGAATTTTTGAGTTCCTTCAATGGGATTATCTTCTGGCGCGAGGAATTGCTAGTGGGTGCCCAGTTACAAGTAGCTTCAGACGCTTCTGGGTCCACGGGCTTTGGGGTGTTCttccgtgggcactggtgtgcggaaCAGTGGCCTAGGGAATGGGATGAGAGTGAGGTGGTTAGGGATTTGACcttcttggagttttttcccattctggtggcggtttttctttggggtcatgagcttgccaaccacgttgtgcacttttggtgcgacaacatggccgTGGTGCAGGTAGTTAATTCCCTCACATCTAAGTCAGTCAGGGTTATGTCGTTGGTTCGGGCGTTCACATTGAAGTGCCTGCAGCTTAATAtactgtttagggccagacacatgCCGGGTgtcgacaatggggtggcggacactttgtctcgccaacagatggatcgcTTCAGGCATCTTGCTCCGGGGGCCGACAGCTTTCCCTCCAGAATGCCAATGGGACTGTGGCGCCTTGGCAAGtggaagtgaacagagctattcagatggcTATTGCTCCCAGCACTCGTCGAGCGTATGAACGAGCGGTAGGAATGTTCCAGGAATTTAGGGAGGGGGTTGGGCTGAAGCAGGTGTGGCTCATCCCTGCTGTGCACCTCCTGCAGTTTTGTGTAGCTCAGAGGGCTCGTGGTTTGGCGGTGAAGACTATTAGGGGCCAATTGGCTGCGCTGGCATTCGCCAGCAAAGCGCGTGGCTTGCCTGACTCCACGGGCGATTTTCGAATCCGAAAGATGCTTGAGGGTTGGTCTAGAGAGTCAGGGGTTGTTAGAGATTTGAGACAGCCTATTTCCCCAGCTATTTTGAGAGGCCTTGGGTCACGGTGGGGGGAGATATGTAGTTCCGGTTATGAGTGCCAGCTCTTTCATGCCGCCTCCCTTACGGCATTCTTTGGTGCCCTGAGGGtgagtgaactggtggttcagtcACAGCGGGATTCTTCAGGGCGGGCTTTATCGGCTTGTGATATTCAGTTCGTGGGCGGTAAAGTCCTGATTAGGATTAGGAAATCTAAGACGGATCAGAAGCAAGCTGGTTCCGTGTTGACTTTGGGTCCTTGTGAGGATAAGGCGTTATGCCCTGTCCGGGCACTTCGTTCCTATGTTAAGGTTAGAGGCGAGGATGAGGGAGTGTTGTTTCGGCACGATGATCGCTCTCCATTAACTcgctaccaattttgggcagtgaTGGATAGAGCGTTGCGCCAGCTGGGGTTGGTGGgtgtcaaattcggcactcattcATTCCGAATAGGGGCTGCATCTACTGCAGCGGCCATGGGGTATGCTgacagggccattcagaaggtgggcagatggaagtcatcTGCTTATCGGTCTTATATTCGTCCTTTACCATTGCTCTAGTTCATGCAgtttgattttttccaggtgcagCGAGCAACCGTGAGAGGAAGCGGATTCTTAtagctggccacagtatggtgttctgggctgcagtgcaagccagaaGGACcccgattggagctcagctcgggTTGAGCGAAGATGCCTCCATTGAATGGTTGGGTTggcgtggccttcggtggtcGGGGTTGCTGCATCTTttgtttggaggaaggacaggtcCTCCCCCCCATATCTTGGTCTTGCACGTGGGTGGCAATGACCTGGGTTTACTGAAAGGGAGAGCCCTGTCACTACAAGTGATTGCTGATCTGCGAGTGATCAAGAGCCATTGGCCTGATGTCTAcatattttggtctgagatgctcCCCCGTCGTAAATGGAGGGAGTATCTTGACCCTAGGGGTATGGCTCGGGCTAGGCGCAGGGCTAATAGGGCCATTCAAAAGGCTTTGGCTAGAGGGCTAGGCATTTATCTtcctcaccctcgcattaaggccgcgaatgccgccctttacagggctgatggggttcatttgtccccgtctggcaatgacatcttcttagacgacctgcggctcgggctcaggttggcactaggccacctgtggggcgcaagggcctaagctgaggcttggcctttcgcgttggcaggagaagttgggaaatagggagcgggctggtgagcacccctttggcaattccccatcggtggggaaaggggtctctcaggagggatggtatgcttcatggctaccaccacctgtgcagactgcctccagggaaccccaggtgcaagtccttccctcatgctgtatggctgaggctttaggagcttgaggggggaaccctttgcctggccggccgggctgaggccattccatgaatggattacgcccggggcagtgggggctcacccatacaggcaaggcggtggtcagaggtgaccccgtggcttgacctgtaccgcatagtttgcccttgccgcagtttagtgttgatgttatgtttaataaagcggctatttataccaataacctgtgtctgtctcattcttccaactgaggtggcAATGCGGCCATCCACGGCAGCCACGTGTGGCTTTGGCCGTAGGGCCGAACTTTGCCTCCTTGGATGGAGGAGGAGCCAggtttcccggccatccgggttcctttagggggtggggtggagatagAGCCGTTTGGCGTCTCCGCCCTCCCTCTacgcagttgctccgagcgatcggcccaccctcctctccctgtttcaaggcaggattagccggttgctttttttagagccaggtaggaattttctccTGCTCACCCTGATTGGCATACGTGGGGggcaggtttttcgcctaccttgctttgaagcagaggtttgaggtgttTTTTAGGAGTGGTGCCTTGTAGgcctcccctggcaggagaagttgggaaatagggagcgggctggtgagcacccctttggcaattccccatcggtggggaaaggggtctctcaggagggatggtatgcttcatggctaccaccacctgtgcagactgcctccagggaaccccaggtgcaagtccttccctcatgctgtatggctgaggctttaggagcttgaggggggaaccctttgcctggccggccgggctgaggccattccatgaatggattacgcccggggcagtgggggctcgcccatacaggcaaggcggtggtcagaggtgaccccgtggcttgacctgtaccgcatagtttgcccttgccgcagtttagtgttgatgttatgtttaataaagcggctatttataccaataacctgtgtctgtctcattcttccaactgaggtggcAAAACCTTTAGCCCATGAATTTTGGAAagaatggaaagatttctttgattacttaggttaaaactaagataaattaaggtaacttGATACAAAGATAAAGCACAGCAGAAATGATTAATGAAAAATTGTTGATATTAAAGTCTgtgtataagcaactaaggagaggaaATGAGAGCTTTTTATACAATTTAGCTGTGCTGTTATATACTTTGAATGTATCTATTAGTTTGATCTAACTTTAAATGTAGTGTCTCTAcaagtttttatgcactttctattgttatatctctTCATTTTAagtaacttaaaaaaataaaaacctttagcccatccccatccccaaagacaaAGACGGGCTGCCACTCCCCGGGGGCCCTGCCTGGTAGATGCTGGCTGGGGGGCCCCAGGTCATGGCTACGCGAATGGGCTGTGACTCTGGGGTGTGACAGGTTGGGTGATTTCAAGCAGGCTCCAGATGGCTCTGTGCCTTTGTGTGACTGTGGTGCACCCAGACCATTTTTAAGCTAATTGCATGGAGGTAGCCTGAGGCTTAAAACATGGCTCACCTGGCTGGAGTCTCCAACTAACAATAAAAAAGGGAAgtcctattaatatatatataaaatcaaccaaacaaaggaaactgctttaaGCATTGctccccatagaccaattcagtcagtgggtcaaaatgaaggtgagtgcaacaatgatggaaaaggtgtgtgtgtaaaCTTTGAAtggtggatgaatgtgaacaaaaccagTTATACAAAAGCTGACAACAGTTTGGTTGAAAGCTGCATGAAGCTTTTaaagagggatttgactaaagctccagtaggtgcttggagagacaatTTAAGCATACAGGGGAGAACAGCAAagctgatttgaagagcaggAGACTGGGTAAGATTGCTAACCTTCAGGttaggcctggagttctccttgaattacagctgatctctagatcaATTGccctacagaaaatggctgctttggaggagggagtctctatgccattatacctcactgaagttcctttccttcctaagccatgccctcttcaggttccaccctcaaatctccaggtacaagcaggagtcagcaactgtacaaCTGGGGAGGCTGAGAATAGTGGAGCAACAAATGTCATCCACTAGAATATAACAGATAAAGGGCGTCTAAGCATGagtaggtttgccattatggcctccagGAGAAAATTTCCAATGGGATAGTGGCCTGGGGTACAactactacacacacacacacgtcagtgcccaggtaGCCAGGAGTGCCAATGAGGCtacctaggcaagaatcagccagagGTTTAGTGGTACAGAAAaccctggtgctgcagctgctgcctgtctTCCTCACTTGTTTTTGCCTcacttgccccatcagtgatcaccGTTGACCAGaggcaccagccacagatgaccaatgataaGGCAAGCGAGGCAAGGATGTACCAAGGGAGACGGGCAGCAATGGttcttggcttcactgtggtgcttgctgccactgctggcttgtacttgcatattagcacATTAGCCAGCAAACCTCCACCAGATGAGGCAGTATTGCTGGAAAAGGGATGGGACCAGTGGAAATGAAGAGCCATTTTCCAAGGCTATTTTGGTGACTCTATCCACCCCTGTTCCTaagtcataaagatgatccatttcagtctgattctTGCTCTCATCATGGCAAACAAACATTGGTTGCTATTAACACTGTAACATAGAACCAGATAGTTTGACTATACAGACATATATATCCCAaagacagctctgcctgccacATGGCCATAATGATGTAGGTAGATGACATGCACAAATGGGGTCATCTTCACCCACTGCTTTGCAAACTTTGGGTCAGTGAACCCCAAAAATGGATCCAGGGCATCCACGATGGAATTCAGTGCTCAAGAGGCAAGGTTTGCAGTTTTTTTACCTCCCctcctgtcacatatgtggaagaaaaAGGCTTCTCACATATGCAAAGGACAAAGGCATTCAGGCTTCACAGCCATACAGACATggctgctttctccctccctcccccatggtatctgaagaaggccctgttcagatgagcaaagctgccgtggtggaacacaggggaagaggtggtcctacagatatgaggggccaaggccatgtgacagtcaaaaccttgaactgagcctggtaactgacggGTAGCTTGTGGAGTGACTGCctgatccgatccaagccacacagtcgcgtccgacccccggctactccgtagatcgtccccctccaggcctttctgtacTATAGCGCGTCAAGAGAGATccacagagtctcgcagtgacGTTTTTAccgggtagttcaccattgctttccccaacccaacacacttagccgtatgacagccacgaatggtaagtcatacgttgccaccccccttggcactttgagccggcgtgggataaggggggggggtgactgcagaatgggagtaatattcatgctttgcctagctcctgCTAGCAAATGAGATGCAGTGCTCTGCTGAAGCTGGAGTctcctatatagagtgcattacattagtttagtcttgatgttactgtggcatgaatccaggtggccagatcagctgcatCAAGGTAGGCTagcctgagttgggagaaggccttttttgcaactgcaCTAACTTGCTTTCCTAACTCGGCAGTCTGGAGGCCATCCATAATTCCAAaatatctccaggccccatgtgAAGGTTGGTAATCATTGTGTTACTTTTGCCCTCTATGTGAAGAATTCAGTATTCTATTATCATAGTTATTAGTATGGTGCTGCTTGTTTAAGAACCAGTCCGTAGAAGGAAGAACGGACCCAGGAAAAGGCAGAGAAAAGAAGActccagttcagttcagttaTCTAGTTTTGGTATTCAGGTCATATACTGGCAAGTAACATGACTGGTGGCACAGCCAAAAGGTACTCTGCAAGTGCTTAGAGACATTGTTTCCTTGGGTTATGTCATGTATACCTTTCATTTAGCAAATAGGACTCATTTTGTCAGGCCTAGAAGAACAAATATTAATACCCAGTATGCTTTATATAGCCCAAAGCTAACATGAGAAAGAAATCTATAATCTAGCAGTAGTAAATTGGAAAAAAACCATATCCAGAAGTGACACTTATGCCTGAGCCTACCTCCAAAGTATGTTCTATTGATTTCAagggggcttacttccaagtatgtGTCCATTATACCTTAAGATCAACAATGATCCCATTTTATTGGCTTCCTAGCAGGCAGTTAGGCATGGTGGAAAAAATGAGCATCCTGTTGCTTATTTTACCAGATTATTTCGAGAGCCACAGGAAGAAAATCTAAATTGCAGTGCAAGTAAAATTAGATTTAAATTGACACCCAGGTACTGAGCCGCTTTCTgtctccatattaatgtgttGCAGTTTGTAACATTTTTCTCACATGAACATATTACTCCTGCCTAAGAAACTCCAGACAAGAATGACAAATATAAGAAGCAATTTGTAGCACAAACTAGAAATTGAGAAGTTccagtttaaaatattttcaagttaTCAGGCACTGATGGTATATGATGCTGGGCTGCCAACATTTAATGTATTATCACtgtcttcagtatttttttttcttcctgagtTCTATAAATACTCCTCAGATTTTGTAAAATCCAAAATTTGATACTCAGGGGCAGAGGGGTTGAAATTTAAGGTTGAAGCAAAGACCTTTTCAGATGTTCATTTCAAACTTGCTTGGAATCTGCCAAGCAGATGTAATTGGAACATGCACTTCTTGCGATCCTCTCATCACATGTAGTCACCACGTTGTGTGAACAAGAGTAATGTGCAGATTTACCATACATGAACAGCTTTGGTATGTGCTAGCTGATTATTGGATTTTTCAGGGTTTGCATTCACGTGTACTGAAGATTTCCCCATATAGTAAATACATATGTTGCCCCTGTTTATACAACAAAGTAACTGTGCATATTGAGAGAGTCGAGTAGTACACATGTCCATTACGCAAAGTCGATAGTGTATAGGAAATGTTTCTTTCTGATTCAAACCAGAGCCATGTTTCaaatctttggttcaggctcagaggcctgcctgagAAAGTTTCAGAGCTTACAGAAGCTCTTGGTGCACACTGACTTTGTAGATAAGATAAcagactgtgtaatctgccttgagtctcagtgagaaaggcggactataaatgatgtaaataaataaataaataaacatgctaGCTCATTAGAACCTCCATGAGACCGTTGGAGCCAATTGACATTCCTGAACACTCAGAGCATTTTTCACCTGTGAGAAAGGGTGGAACCAAACTGCAGATTTGTCTTGCTCCTGCCCTGTCACGTACTCACCCTAGCAATGGTGACATCAGTTTTTGAGGTCCTAATTGGCTAACAGGCTTGAGCCACTTAGATTTCCCAAACCCATAAAAATAGCTTAACAACATGGCATGTTAGGCTTTAGTCAAGTTCTAGCAACTCAAGCTTCAACTTTGTTATGGCTTCATTCCTGGCTCTGAACCTGTAAGATGGAAGTTCCTATGCAACCATCTTTCTGTCTGCTATGATGAATAACTGAAGTCCAGTGTGCCTCTTTGCAAGAGACTCTGAAATTTTGCACCTATGCCTAACTTCTCTTTTGCCTTCTggaattactgtggtatgtatAGTTAGAGCTTACGTGCTGAAGGCTTTGTTGTTTTATCCCCACAGCCTGTCTTGTCTATTTTGAATatctttgcaccttaaataaataattattttttatcTTGTATGGTTATTGACTCTGAAACCTCAAAGTCTCAATCCCTCTGTTGAACCCACTCTGTTTGACCCTTGGGCCACTTACTAAGTAAAATTTTGTTCCAAAAGCAAGACACCCTTGCTAGGTAGACCTTCTGTTTTAGTTCCCTGATAGGGTTGGAGATTTGTCTCTTTGCTCCAGTGCCTGGGGATAGACAAAGAGACTGGTGGCAACTACCAAGGCTAATGTGAGAACAGTCTCTCATTGCCAGTTTTGTTAAGTTCTGTCTAAAAGGAAGCTGGGGTCTGTGCATTCTCCCCCTGCTCCAGGGTAAGGCAGCGGGTCCCTGCAACCTTGATATGGTGGGCAGTGTTAAGTATTGGTCGAGCTTCTATCACAaacaaggctcctgaagtctgcaTTGTCATCGGTTGTTTAGTGCCCGCAACACTAAATCATAAAAGCACAACAAAGACCAATCATtatgctgtaaataagttacaatgtatgtagTTGATGCAAACAAGGGCTTCTAGTTGGGTGATTTTTATTGGGTGTTAACAAAGCTGGAGCATGGTTTGGGGGTTGAAGTTGTGTATAAATATCTGCAGCTTTCTGCCTGTGTTTCAGagatgttcctgctgaataaagatcTTGTTGAAATCACTTTAGAGTCTAAACCCACTACTTAACACTGGAGATAAGGATGGGATTTCGGAGTCGGTATGCAGCCCCACAATCAGAGCAAAATCACTAACAGGTGCTTGGGtatgcagcccaagaccagaacTGAACTACTAAGTTTGGGAAGGCAGCCccaagaagcagaatggaatcactTGCTggggaggaattgtcacctcaaCCACCCGGCACCCGTTCACTCCATCCCAGTGGGTAGACATGGCTATCAAGGGCCAATTTGAGCCATTCGACTCCAACGCGAACAAAGTAGAAAACGCAGATCTTGTGAGAGTGACGTTCTTCAGCATCTGTGGGCGGTCCACATTTGACATTGTCTGGACACTAGTGGTGCCCGCCAAGCTGAAAAGTACGGCATTTGACACAATCAAAAACAAGctcaaagaacacttctcaccGCAGTCTTCAGAAATAGCAAGCAGGCATAAGTTCTATAAGAGAGACCAAGCAGAAGGTGAGTCTGTAGCAGCATTCGTCACAGCTCTCCAACAAGCAGCCAGACtatgcaatttccctgacctcAAGATGGCACTTTGAGACAGACTGATATGTGGCCTCTAGGATGAAAAGCTCCAGAGGCATCTGTTTGCCAAGAAAGATCTGAGCTTCAAGACTGCATATGATGAAGCTATTGCCGCTGAAGCTGCGTAACAGTCTGCAAAAGAGGTCTGGCAGTTGTGCACTCCACCACAGTCCCACAAGTCCAAGCTCATCCACCAGGGGTGCATCGGGGACGTCTCCTCATCTGAAGATTAAGATGAGGAGGTGCTGTGGACCAAGGTTGCCAGTAAGAAACGAGAAGAGCCACAAGCATTTCAGGGGACCCCTTGTACCAGCTGTGGGGGGTCCCACTTGCGAAAATGGTATCGGTTCCGGGATGCTCATTTCTGGAACTGGAAAATCAGAACACATTGCTTGTGTTTGCCGATCTGCCAAGAACCAAGACAGATCGCCCAAGTTGGGCTGCAAGTCATCACTGGTCTACAAAAAGATGCACAGCCACAAGAATGACTGCCACACACTTGAGCTACATGGCGCCAAGGTAGTACAGACCAGTGACTCATCAGTCTTTGCATTACAGCCACCAACATGTGAAAAAATAAACGTGACGGTAAAAATCCAAGATGTGCCCTGTGAGATGGAAGTCAACTCTAGGTCTGTGCTGTCCATCTTCTCCTCTCACACACTCTGGAGGATCTACCCCAAGACATCCAGCTGTTGCCTCAAACCAGTAGACCTACTGTCATCTGGGAGTGTCCTAACATATTATGATGAAAGGAAGCCACTTGTTCTTGCCTACGATGCCTCACCATATGGCATCTGAGCAGCTGTTCCAGGGACAAACATTCCTCATTATCGTGGACTCGTGCTCAAAGTGGCTAGAGGTTGTTCCTGTCTCTGCCATGACCACTGCAATAGTTATTCGAGCCCTCCGTTGGCTGTTTGTGACACACGGGTTGCCCTGTGTGTCACAAACAGCTGTTTGACAACACCTCTGGTGTCTGAAAACGGGGCGCAGTTCACGGTGGCAGAATTCCAGCAGTTCCTGGGTGACAACAGCATCAGGCAAGTCACATCAGCCCTATTCCATCCATCCACCAATGGGCAAGTGGAACGGATGGTAAGGACAATCAAGGACAGACTCCAGAGAATCAGTCAAGGCAGACTGGCAGATGTGATTGGCTGCTTTCCTACTACAGCAGCACATCACACCCAGCTCTGCCACAGGCCGCAGCCTAGCCAAGCTTCTCATGAACAGAAGGCTCACAATCACACTGGATAGGCTGCACCCCAAACTATCCCTCAGGGAGCAACCTTTGCTGGACAGAGAGGTGAGGACCTTTGAGCTGGGAGATCTGGTCTACACCCGCAACTATAGTGAGGGCCCAGTGTGGGTCCTGGCATCTGTAGAAGCAGCAACTGGACCGGTGTTGTATGCTGTCATTGCAGCCGATGGCTGGAAGATACAGCGCCACTTGGACCAGCTCCAACGCAAATGGCCAGCAAGGACAATGGAGCCCGAAGGCATGCCTATGGCCAGCGTCCTGGGAAACAACGCGGCACAGGAGACAGACAACGAAatcacaccactgcctcctcAGACACCAACCTTACAGTAT is a genomic window of Eublepharis macularius isolate TG4126 chromosome 1, MPM_Emac_v1.0, whole genome shotgun sequence containing:
- the LOC129332750 gene encoding uncharacterized protein LOC129332750; amino-acid sequence: MLIPPAPGPNLVGVAGAQVGAGVNSRLEKGPSPVNLKALERLLPYYPKRSDALFLLNGFKYGFRIPFQGPRVPFMSKNLRSVSGMEAVVREKISKECAEGRVLGPFSMPPVPCLRVSPLGVVPKKAPGEFRLIHHLSFPKGASVNDAIPEELCSVRYTSFDQAVKVVRRCGVGALMAKCDIKSAFRLLPVHPDDVDLLGFSFEGQYYVDRALPMGCSISYAAFERFSSFLEWELQRRFKCRDTCHYLDDFMFIGPAGTAQCASLLAGFVSLAGELGVPLAQEKTEGPSQVMTFLGIELDTVHQSLRLPTDKVRKLREILSAFKGKRKASLLDLQQLVGSLNFACKAVAPGRPFLRRLCDAMAALRAPHHKVRIDVGMRADIEVWEEFLSSFNGIIFWREELLVGAQLQVASDASGSTGFGVFFRGHWCAEQWPREWDESEVVRDLTFLEFFPILVAVFLWGHELANHVVHFWCDNMAVVQVVNSLTSKSVRVMSLVRAFTLKCLQLNILFRARHMPGVDNGVADTLSRQQMDRFRHLAPGADSFPSRMPMGLWRLGKWK